Genomic DNA from Triticum dicoccoides isolate Atlit2015 ecotype Zavitan chromosome 4B, WEW_v2.0, whole genome shotgun sequence:
ttttgcacagaatcaagtcaactatcatccacactatcccaaaggctttacttggcactttattgaaacaaaagctataacacatgattactacagtagcttaatcatgttaacacattaaaacagtaggggtaaatattggattgtctcccaacaaacgcttttctttaatgcctttctagctaggcaagatgatgtcaatgatgcccacataaaagataagaactgaaacataatgggagcatcatgaagcatatgactagcacatttaagtctaacccacttcctatgcatagggattttgtgagcaaacaacttatgggaacaagaatcaactagcataggaaggtagaacaagcaaaacttcaaaactttcagcacatagagaggaaacttggtattattgcaatactTAAAAGCATGTGTTCttatctcataataattttcagtagcatcatgaatgaattcaacaatataactatcacagaaagcactcttttcatgatgcataagcatagaatttttattactctccacataagaaaatttcttctcattcattatagtgggagcaaattcaatgaaataactatcatgtgaggcataattgaattgaaaattaaaatcatgatgacaagtttcatggttatcaatattctttatagcatacatgtcatctccataatcatcatagatagcaactttgttctcataatcaattggaaccactTCCgagatagtggattcatcactaaataaagtcatgacctctccaaatccactttcatcaatataatcatcataaataggaggaatgatttcatcataataaattttctcatcaaaacttgggggacaaaaaatatcatcttcatcaaacatagcatccccaagttgtagctttgcatatcattagcataatggatattcaagaaattcatactaacaacattgcaatcatgctcatcatacaaagatttagtgccaaacattttataaacttcttcttctagcaattgagcacaattatcggaatccttattttcatgaaagacattaaaaagataaagcatatgaggcaacctcaattcaatttttttgttttcttttataaactaaactagtgataaaacaagaaactaaaagattcgattgcaagatctaaagatataccttcaagcactcacctccccggcaacggcgccagaaaagagcttgatgtctactacacaacttattcctTGTAGACGTtgatgggcctccaagtgcagagttttgtaggacagtagcaaatttccctcaagtggatgacctaagatttatcaatccgtgggaggcgtaggatgaagatggtctctctcaaacaaccctgcaaccaaataacaaagagtctcttgtgtacccaacacacgcaatacaatggtaaattttataggtgcactagtttggcgaagagatggtgatacaagtgcaatatggatggtagatatagtttttgtaatctgaaaatataaaaataacaaggtaactagtaacaaaagtgagcgaaaacggtattgcaatgtttggaaacaaggcctagggttcatactttcactagtgcaagttctctcaacaattataacagaattggatcatataacaatccctcaacgtgcaacaaagaatcactccaaagtcactaactgcagagaacaaatgaatatattattgtagggtacgaaaatcattctttctgatcgatctgttgggctattcctataagtgtcacaaacaacccttgagttcgtactaaaataacaccttaagacacacatcaaccaaaatcctaatgtcacctagatactccaatgtcaccacaagtatcgtgggtttgattatacgatatgcatcacataatttcagattcatctattctaaccaacacaaagaacttcgaagagtgccccaaaatttctaccggagagtcaagacgaaaacgtgtgccaacccctatgcataagatcacaaggtcacataacccgcaagttgatcaccaaaacatacatcaagtggatcacgtgaatatcccattgtcaacacagataagcacatgcaagacatacattaagtgttctcaaatccttaaagactcaatccgataagataacttgaaaggaaaaactcaatccattacaagaaggtagagggggagaaacatcataagatccaactataataacaaggctcgcgatacatcaagatcgtgccaaatcaagaacacgagagagagagagagagagagagagagagagagagagatcaaacacatagccagtggtacataccctcagccccgagggtgaactactccctcctcttcatggagagtgccgggatgatgaagatggccaccgatgatggtttccccctccggcagggtgccggaatggggtcccgattggtttttcgtggctacagaggttgcggcggcggaactcacgATCTAGATTTATTTCAGGGGGGTTGTATATCTATAGAAATTTTTGGCGTCGAGAAGAAGTTAGGAGGGTCCAGGAGGAGCCCACAATaccggagggcgcgccctaggggggcaccctccacccttgtggaggcctcgtggctcttctggcccaactcttttgcttcggggacttcttttggtccataaaaaaccaGCGTAAattttcatgtcatttggactccgtttggtatttcttttctgtaaaactcaaaaacaagggaaaaaacagaaagctgacactggactctaggttaataggttagtcccaaaaataatataaaatagcatataaatgcatataaaacatccaaaacggataatataataacatgaaacaataaaaaattataaatacgttggagacgtatcagggttttAGTTCCAGGATGAGAATGTTGTGACTGAGCATGGAGGAGTGGCaacgtttgaacagttcacctaattTCATCATGATctgcgtgattgggaaactcatGTGCAACTGCAAAGTGATTTGGTTGAgtatatgtgggctcatgttggcaaccaatagatgtatcttttttATTCGGCTTGCAGAACTACGTGAGACATTTTTACTTTTATTCGACTTGCAAAACTATGCTATTTTACTCGATTGAAACTATGATATTTATTTGGTTGTGGACTATATGTTTGAATGCAAAAGTGAACAATGCAAAAATTGAGCTATTTATTAAAAAAGGGCGGTCAGCCGGCCATGCTGGCACATATGGGTTGGTGCGTTGgacgcactgccgacccaaatctcAAACAAGGCGGATGCCGGACGAGCGGACGACCCAAACAAACAAAAAAGGACCATCTGTTTaggtcggcgcgttggagttgctctaattgtGCTGAAGAAATGGAGAATTTTCACAAAGAATCTGGACAGGTATAAATCGGCATGTGTTGCTCCAACGTTGTCGTGCTCCGAACCACGCACCGCGCACCGCCACCACGCCCGCAGCTCCTACCGCCACCACGCCCGCAGCTCCTACCGCCACCACTCCAGGGGAAAGGACGGAAAGAGCAGGGAAAGCGATGAGTGCCGCGCGCGCGACGGTCGCCCTGATCCAATCCAAGAAAGATTCGATTCGCGGAGAAGAGAATGATGCTCTGTCTCCGCGTACGATCCCACCCCGAAGGAGCCCTTCTCGCGCGTCCAAGCTCTGGCGGGCGACGGGGGAGGGGAGCAGGGCGGTCGTTATCCGTCGCCGTCGCCCTCGCGCGCCCGTCCGTTGAGAGCTCCCCCGGGCCGTCCGTCCCTGTCGCTGTCCCTCTCGGCCTCGGCTCCCCGCCGTCTCGCGTACGCCTCGTTGTCGCTCATGactagtcctcttctccccttttgGATTTCTGATGACTACTCTCTCTCAGCCCAAAATCGATGCTGATATTCTTTTCTATGCCACGCACTAACGCTTAGCCTGAAAGAAGTGATGATCGTGGCAAATGCTTCAAGTCTCCTGGCTCCTGCATGGGGCAGAAGAAGAGATAATAATTGACCTCCACGGAGCCGGAGCCAAGTGACCACACGTCCCGGTCGCTCTGATCACGGCGTGCTAGCCCGTCTCCCAACCGTGGTCTGGCTTtggcacgcgcgcgcgcgcatgaTTGCAGCCCGCGCTCACCGAGCTATCCACTGCTTGCTCCTTAGAAAATTCGCAGGATGGTAGTAAAAGATATAATTAACTTAAGCATCATCGATCGTGCCCTCCATCAGTCTACATCTACATGGAGTCTTGCAGCTAGCGGTAGCGGCTTTGCACCTAACCCCTGACCCTGAACCAGCTCGGCTTTCCAGCTCAAGCATGCATCCCACGCACGCCCGGATACCCCGGCCAACAACTCTGATGCGGAATCACGCATTGAATAATCGCAGATAGTAGGAACGCTGATCCTTGATCACCGGAGGCATACGCAGAGATCGACCGTGGATAGACGATAGACAGATCCACCGGCCACCGCTCTTGTTGAGCGCAAGATGCACAAAAAGGTGGATCCATCGCTACTGCTTGTCATGGAGACATGGACAGGCCTCCGCTCCCCAGGCGCACAGGTGTCCACGAAGTCGAAGTCGAAGCCGAGCGCGCGGAGACGTCGCTGCTACCGGCCGGCAGGCGCCATGTGCTCTGTGTTGGCCGATCAACAACAGGCAACCAAGTAATCAGCGGCAACTTTTAGTTTTAGAGTGCTCACCTCACACTCACAGTCACAGTCACCAGGGCGGCTTCGGGAGAGGATCCATCGGAACGGGTCTGCTGCCTGCTGGTACGATGAAGCTTCCGTCACAACGGAACGGGTGCAGCGGCAGCGGCCATGCCGACGTGCGTGCTGCCGCCAAGGCCAGAGCAACTGTAGACAGTATCCCCTACCCTACCCATTATTGCAACAATCACAGCCCTGTTTAGATACAATCAACAAGCCAATTCACATCCATCTCGCTCGCACCCGTGGCTTCCTCTTCCACTGTGTGCTAGTACGTACCATGAAGCAACTGGGCCGCACCAAAGCAGCTGACCGACGTCAAGAAGAACCGGGAGGTCGGCTGACCGTACCGTACTACAAGGCCGATTCCAGCACAGTGAGCAAAACACCGGAGCAGAACTAATTTCGCTGGCTGGGAAAGTTATTACCGTAATTAGATACTGAGAAACACAATGTTTTATTCCTTCGAAATGAAGCCATAATCAGAGTGTTACTCCCTCCCTAGCTAAATACAAGgcgtttttgcagttcaatttaaACTGCAAAAGCGTCTTATACTTAGTTACGCAGGGAGTATTTGTTTTCTAAAGACCCTGAGCTTTATATTTCATGGATATATACTGTAGAGCAGTTATGGCATTTGTCATGTGCAACGGGACAACTGCTATTACAAATTCATGGTTTCAGTTCATGTAGCCGTGATTTTCCTTTGCAACCGAGATAAACAAAAATTCCTACATTTTCCCTTTGTTCAATTCCTAGAACCAAAAGGGCCTAAACATTGTGTGCATCTTCACATAATAGACCAAATGGAAAATGGATCATCGAAATGGAGGTAAAATCATTAACAAGCAGTAAGCCAGTGCAAGTCTAAAGAAAGCAGGATATAACGTCTGTACGAACGACTGGAGCCTGGAGGCCAACATCACTTCTCAAGAGCCTGTACCAAACAAAACCATTCCGGCTTGCAGACATGCATGCATCCATACATCAAGCATTAAAATTTGAAACCTTGTTAACTGAAATTTGAAGGCCAAATGTTTTCACTCGGGCACAAGCTCAATCTGGCTATAGATGAGCAAGAGAAAAGAGGCACGGGTGACCTCGCGCACAAGAATACTGTGACGCCAAGCTTCAAATGAATAATGCCTTGACCAAAATGAAGCTACATTCACAGCCTCTGAAGCTTTCGTGAAGTAAGCCTACCAGAAAAAAGAAAATGTGCTAGATGCACTGATAAATCGACGATTGCTTGCAACTTTTACCAAGGTAATGTCAGCTGAGCCACCTGAACTTGCTATGTTGGCACAAAGAATCAACTTGCACTCATTCCACTTTCAGGACTATCTtcattagctcgtatacaaaatagctGATAGATGCCGATGGCAGAACCTGAAGAAGAGGAGAAAGATAATCAGTTACATCAGATAATCCAAAACAAAATTAGCATGTGAAGTTGAATACCACAGATACTAAGGTTAACAGATATATGTAGGTCTAAGTTACCCAATAACCTAGGCACACGTTAGGCTTGGTTACATCAGACAATCGGAAACAGAACTAGCATGCAAAGTTGAATGACCCAAATAGTCAGGATAACGAACATAGGCAGATCTAAGTTACTGAATAACCTAGGCACACGTTAGGCTTGGTTACACCAGACAATCCAAAACAAAACTAGCATGCAAAGTTGAATGACACAAATAGTCAGGATAACAAACATAGACAGATCTAAGTTACCGAATATCCTAGCCACACACTAGATTTGGTTGCCCCTTTCATAGGGAAATCAGAACCACTAGAATACCATTATCTATTAAATAATTTCACTGAGATCTGCTGACATTACATGGGAAACCATGAGCTAGGGCTCAAAGCTGATAACTAAATCCGAAATCAGATGGATGCATTGATAAAGCTAACCCTGAATGTGCAAATGGTTTTTTTTCTGGAAGAAACATGTACCTGTAACAAGCTGGGGATCAAGCCAACGTAGAGTGCTGGTACTCCACCTTTATCAACAATTTTTAGGCATGTTGCGAGTGCATTCATCTTTGTTGCTTTGACTTGCAACTGTAGCTGTCTCCTAACTACTTCAAAAGGGTATGTGGCTGCCTCAGCACAGCATCCAGCGATAGCCCCATAGAGTAAGGTCCTAACAGTGCCCAACTCAAGCTGATCTAATGCATTTGCCTCTTGACCTTGTTGTTTCATCATTGATATCCTCCTCTTTCCTTCGGGGGAATGCAGATAAGCCATCTTCAGTATGTCATACACCCCGTAGAATACAGCGCCAGAGGGTGCCATGCTAATAAGAGAAGGCACTAATCCCTTGTACAGTGAGAACAACCCTTCAGTCTGGATCATGTGGCGGGCAACACCAATAACCCCACCTAATGCTTCACCACCAGGAGCTACCATCTTTGTCCTAATCTGCAATCAACAGGTTAATCCAGACAGTACTTAGCAATTAATGATGGCACAAGAAAGTGAGATAATTCAGAACCCAAGAGAACATACCGTATCCATGGGTATACACATTATCGTTGCTGTAACACCAGCAGAAGCACCAGCAATAAATCTCTCAAGATTGGTTGTTTCTTCGTTACCAGACCATTTGAGAAGTTGCTTTCTGTAACTGTCATATGCATAGAAGTTCACCGCCTTGAATGGAGCAGTACGGAGGATATTGACCAAATTCCCTTTCCAAAAGCCTTTCAGCCCTTCCGTTGTTGCAATCGCTTGGATAAGCTCAAACAGATTCCTCTGCTCACCACGAACTATATACTCCAACTTTAGCCTTTCAAGAGGAGCAACAACTGTTCTACACGAGATATACAAATTAGGGAAGAAATATTCAATACTTAAAGCAGCAGAAATGGAAATACAGACTCACATATTAATTATCACAATCAAAATTCCATCCTGGACTACCCCCTGAAACTAGCCAGGAGGtggtttagggcatctccaacactgatCCTCAAACCGGACAGGCGGACACCGTATCCGTCTGCAGACTGGTGGGGACCAGTCTGCGGACACTGACGCGGGAGCCGGCCATCCAAAATCCTATATCTTATATCTCCGCCTCTATAACTTCTAAAAAACGTCTTTCGCTAACCTTCCACCAAATAGCAGACTCAGCTAAATAGCCTTCCACCAAATCATATTACATGTTTGAAAAAACTTTGTGATGTAACTTTTTTGTTGGCAGAAGGCTAACTTCCGCCAAATCTAGTATGGTTAGCTATGTGATTAGTGGCTTTTTAGTAGCTTGCTTCTGCCATCCGCCAAAGTAATGAAATGTTTCACTAATCACTTTTAGCCTGCTTCCGCCATCCGCCAAATAGAATGGTAGCCTGCTTCCGGCTTTTAGCTAGCTACTTACTGTACGTGATTAGTAGCTTTTTTGCCATGGCCTACTAATCCCCTTGCCATTTGGCAAGAGAACACCTTTTGCCAAATGCATGGTCATTTTTAGACATGCTTCCGCCAAATGCTGCCTTTAAACATGCTAGCTTCCGCCAAATTAATTACTTAGCCAGCAGCGGCCTTCTGTCATCCGGGCAGAGAGAGGGCACATGGTGGCTTTTGATTGGCCAGAAGtatgtccggactcccgcaaagctcCCCCTGGTTTGGTTCCGGTTTGCAGGAAAACGGACGTCCGGACGCGTCGGCGGATCGATGAGGTACCGCATTGGACGGCAAACTGTGTCCATACAGGTCGGTCCGGAAGGATGCAGGCGGTTTGAGGGTCCGCTTTGGAGACGCCCTTAGTTTCAGGTTTGTCTTTATTTGCATTCATGTTTAAGTTTATACATTCTAGGCTTCCAGCAGCATCAGAAAGTAACTGCGTACACATAATACATTGAAAGCGGGCAGAAAATAGCATCCCTAATTTGCAGGAttccaaaaaaaaaagaggaacaggGAACGTAAGGGTGTATTTTCTGTTAAGATAGAACAGTGACATAGTAGGCATGTCATATCAAGTAAATAGCTTGGAATGTAGTTTGTGGATGAAGGTCCAGATCTTTCTTGGAGGCTTGGAGCAGAACAAAATAGATGGCAGAGTCCAATTACACCAACTCACCAAGACAGACATCTAAAATAAGTAGCAAATACAGATAAATGCTCAAGAGAGGCCAGGGGCTATTAAAAGTTAGTACGATGATCTGTGTACATAGTAATGTGCAGTAGCATCGTTTAGCTATTGAATGAAGAGGCTTGAAGGACATTGTGCTGGGTGTGCTGGGGGTCGGAGCCAACATACCCCCATAACTACCACAATCCATCTCTATCAGGTCCTTGAGATTCTAAGAGACCATTTGCGCAAGGTCAGCCCACAGGGCAGAAAAGAGAAGTTACAGCTCTTCTATAAACTCAAGAACCTGATAGAAGTGGATTTTGGCAGCTAGAAGGGTAACCCAGAACAATATCCTTCAAGCCTCCTTAATCATTATTCAATATCAAACAAATGCTACTACACAGTACTATGTACACAAGCTAACCGTATTAACTGCCAATGTGTTGCACCTAGAAGAAGCAATTCGACTGCTGTGAACCTAGTTTTCAACCGGATAAAAACCCATCTTAGAGGCAGAGGGGGGTCGGGCAGCGACGACTTGAAGCAGAACAGCAATAGGTGAAGGAGGCCACTAATTTGGGGGGAAAAGGATCTAGACTAGCAGGTCAAGGAAGATCATAGCAAAAGAGTATAGACCACTGACTTTGTTTACTCCTTATGCTTATAAAGAAGGCATTCCATCCTTCTAATAGGCAAGATAGATTTAATAACGAAAACAATAATTTCTAAATCCTACCTTCCATACGTGAAGCACCCCTGTGGTTAGCCTGATGCTGCTTCTTGTGTAGCCAGCTGGCCGTAACATAGCAGTACCTAACAAAGTAGCCGATGTTCTTTCTTTGTGGTAGCGCAATGATGCTGCTAGGGGCCAAGGCACACCGCCACAACAATCCACAGCGTTATGTGGGCAAGAGAAAGGCTAAACTATTGCCTCTGTTGTCTCTAGCTTCTGCTGTCACTACTGGTTAGCTCTATATTACCGTGTGTTCTCGAGCTAAGTATATCTCCAAATTTAGTGAGCAATCAGCAACCCTAAATAGGAAATTCTAACAAATCCGTTTCGCTATATGTAATAGTGTATTTATCTCTGACATGATGTTCTCTTCAGCAAGTGGGCTGGCCAGGCTGTAAACTATGCTAATTGCTGAAGCCACAGCATTAATGAGCTCTGATTTGCTCCCTAAAAGCTGCAGAAACCACAAATTTTGAAATTTGTGTAGAATCACACACCGATTGCAATTCCATGCAGTCAACCTAGTAACATTGATCTTAACCTAAGTGATATTACCTTTCCTATTTCTAAGATCATGGCTCTATTTTGGCTGCCGTAAGAAATGGATGTAGTTTCCCCTGATAGATCAAACAAGACACAGCTCTTGCTGCCTCAACTTCAGGCTTACCTCATGCCCTTTGATGTAAAATTACTTCTTAACTGCATAGCTTGCATGCCCACAAAAACTTAGAATGTCCAAATGCTACTTATGACGTACTACCATCAGTTCTGTAAAGCTTGTCATTTCGAACATCGATAATGTCTATAAAGCACAATTTCGACCGCAAGTTTCTATTTCAGTATATTCATTAAACTGGCACTGTTATGAAAACACTTTTCAAGTGAAATCTACACAAAGGATCACGGTACTCAAAAGTTTCGGAAATTTGACTTCGTGTACACGTATGACCGAAAAGAACAAGTtatagtttcaaaagtttgacttcacGTGCACGCATGACCCAAAACGACAAGTTTTAATGAAGTGGACAGTATAGCACTTGATTGTTTTTTTTCACCCATACGATCCAAAACAGGATCAGATTCCACTACCGTTATGATAACAGAACAAGAGAAAACCAGCATCCAGCGCAACAGAACAAACAACTAAACAGATCTTTTAATGAAGTGGACAGAACAGCAGTTAATTGTCGTGCCACAGAAGGCCAATTTGTTAGAGTCGGCTGCATCTAAAGGCCAATCGTCCAAGCACTCATAGCAATTGGCAAAACAATCTGAAATGACGTGATTCGCAACCAACTTATGTCATAGTCCATTTATCACAAAAACTAAGCGGTAGGAAAAATAAAAGGCTAAAATCCTAATAAAGGTAGTAGATGCTGCTTGCTAATAAACTTTCCAATCAATTTCATTCAATGGCAACCAGAACTCTCCAAGTACacctgaacctgagcttacaacacACAGCTTGGTTTAAACTCGTTAGTATCAGAAACGAATCTTTTGTTTCCCATGCTGTTGTAGGTCCAGGCTAGCTAGGGCCCCTAGGTCAGTTTGCTGAGgacgttttttcttcttcttttttggctTCGTTGTTGGCGGGTGTTTGTAAATAGTGGTCTTTCGATCTATCTTGGAGATTTCTTCTTAATAAAAAAAAAACAGGTTCCGGTAGACCAAAATTGAGATGCaaggagtccgtaaagagagatctgaagTACTGGAATATCACCAAAGAAGTAGCCATTGATAGGGGTGCGTGGA
This window encodes:
- the LOC119291730 gene encoding probable mitochondrial adenine nucleotide transporter BTL3 — its product is MSWLEMWLPAAGEGAAAGLFLDAGDAAAHGALLAAMPGCSASFGVPRRRPGRAPPGFLSMTMSVKGGREFAPAPVGLLTGGDDKGGGVEVAEGLVAGRGAEGVVLVEADGKLTEEEAHSGAGAMNTTKHLWSGAVAAMVSRTVVAPLERLKLEYIVRGEQRNLFELIQAIATTEGLKGFWKGNLVNILRTAPFKAVNFYAYDSYRKQLLKWSGNEETTNLERFIAGASAGVTATIMCIPMDTIRTKMVAPGGEALGGVIGVARHMIQTEGLFSLYKGLVPSLISMAPSGAVFYGVYDILKMAYLHSPEGKRRISMMKQQGQEANALDQLELGTVRTLLYGAIAGCCAEAATYPFEVVRRQLQLQVKATKMNALATCLKIVDKGGVPALYVGLIPSLLQVLPSASISYFVYELMKIVLKVE